In Hermetia illucens chromosome 5, iHerIll2.2.curated.20191125, whole genome shotgun sequence, a single window of DNA contains:
- the LOC119658322 gene encoding uncharacterized protein LOC119658322 → MAGKVLLLSILISVCCSCKASTIREILKLPEPDEELLGYLKAASSRAKFNFSQGLLETNFHSLHDEEDESQYLKFDDTFMKIGDDDIYLMNMKIVGKLSIQLTHAEPDLISNFMDTELSWNDVKVEGDFEFYQNSHHETPELINGTFSMIWKNVKAIGSIGFLPFEHTDGFYSTAHDLKFTSDGFDLKLNTEEDGSHESHNLYEAEDRFKEHFQDDLFWKLQESLRPNIDDYLQTKSTLQIFGNNVNVKQRYVKYAHKTTVVINDLVDDVLEMVKAGIAESGFWKFSIPSINEGFSKKIWFVTFKGYFSAWNGYAEDLKTIRRKGDFAVIMRNETMEVTGSLEVQYLSAKYNNYAAKFLDMGPTGTISANVGTNALAFKIEIVPDGKSIVGFRIKDYSFKVHVGNIKVNVTGLWILNWLLSYIVSWVVNSWKGEITHHIEKEASQVIDKIIKSFWP, encoded by the exons AACCTGATGAAGAACTACTTGGATACCTGAAAGCGGCCTCTTCGCGAGCTAAATTCAACTTTAGCCAG GGCCTTTTAGAGACAAATTTCCATAGCCTGCACGATGAGGAGGACGAATCCCAATATCTTAAATTTGATGATACTTTTATGAAGATTGGGGACGATGACAT ctATTTAATGAACATGAAGATAGTTGGGAAACTTAGCATCCAGTTAACACACGCTGAACCGGATTTAATTTCTAACTTTATGGACACAGAGCTAAGTTGGAATGATGTTAAAGTGGAAGGAGACTTTGAGTTTTATCAAAACTCTCACCATGAAACACCCGAGCTCATAAACGGAACGTTCAG CATGATTTGGAAAAACGTCAAAGCTATCGGCAGCATTGGATTCTTACCCTTCGAACACACAGATGGATTCTATAGTACGGCCCATGATTTGAAATTTACCTCCGATGGCTTTGACCTGAAG TTGAACACCGAAGAGGACGGTAGCCATGAGAGCCACAATCTATATGAGGCAG AGGACCGTTTCAAGGAACATTTCCAAGATGACTTGTTCTGGAAACTGCAAGAAAGTTTACGACCAAATATCGATGACTATCTGCAAACAAAGTCAACTCTTCAGATATTCGGGAACAATGTCAACGTTAAGCAACGATATGT GAAGTACGCTCACAAGACTACTGTCGTTATTAACGATTTGGTGGACGATGTCCTTGAGATGGTAAAAGCAGGGATCGCGGAATCTGGCTTTTGGAAGTTTTCAATTCCGAGCATCAACGAGGGGTTTTCCAAGAAGATTTGGT TTGTCACTTTCAAAGGATATTTTTCTGCGTGGAACGGCTATGCCGAAGACCTAAAGACAATAAGAAGAAAAGGGGATTTCGCCGTAATCATGAGAAATGAAACCATGGAAGTGACCGGATCACTGGAAGTGCAATATTTATCG GCAAAGTACAACAATTATGCAGCAAAATTCTTGGATATGGGACCAACTGGAACAATATCGGCAAATGTGGGAACTAATGCGCTCGCTTTCAAGATTGAAATAGTTCCAGATGGTAAGAGTATCGTTGGATTCCGGATTAAGGACTATTCTTTTAAAGTTCATGTTGG GAACATAAAAGTGAATGTAACTGGCTTGTGGATCCTTAATTGGCTACTCTCATATATAGTATCTTGGGTGGTTAACAGTTGGAAAGGAGAAATAACTCACCATATCGAAAAG GAAGCTTCCCAGGTTATAGacaaaatcataaaatcttTCTGGCCCTAG